Sequence from the Nocardia cyriacigeorgica GUH-2 genome:
GTCGGTCATCGAGACAACCGATGCGCGAGGCTTATTCGGCGCTCTCGCCCTCGGCCTCGGCTTCGCCCTCACCCTCGGTCTCGGCGGCGGCGGCCGGCGCGGCGATGACGTTGACGATCAGGGTCTCGGCGTCGACCGCCAGGCTGACGCCCGCGGGCAGCTGCAGGTCGGCGGCGGTGATCTGGGTGCCGGCCTCGACATCCTCGACCGAGACCTCGATGGTCTCGGGAATGTTCAGCGCGTCGGCCTCGATGGAGACGGTGGTGGCGTCCTGGGTGACCAGGGTGCCGGGAGCCGCGTCGCCGACGACGGTGACGGTGACGTCGGCGGTGACCTTCTCACCCTTCTTGATGATCAGCAGGTCGGCGTGCTCGATGTAGCGACGGATCGGGTGCACGACGACCGACTTGGTCAGCGCCAGCTGCTTCTTGCCGTCGATCACGAGGTTGAGCACCGCGTTGGTGCCGTGCTCACGCAGGATCGCCGCGAACGCCTGGGCGTTGAGCGCCAGGTGCTGGGGATCGGACTGGTGGCCGTACAGCACGGCGGGGACGTTGCCGTCGCGACGGGTGCGGCGGGCCGCGCCCTTGCCGAACTCGGTGCGGACTGCGGCTTCGAGAAGGTTGGCGTCGGACATGACCTGATCTACTCCTACGGCTCTTCCGGGCTGGTCAACGGTGGCGCCAGGAACGTGGGAGCCCTGGCTCGGTTGGTCTACTCGTCGGGCGAAGACAACAACGAGGACGGCCGGAAGCCGAGCCGCGTCGATCACGGTGTCGCAAAGTCTGCGGTCACCCTCGCCGAGACAACCTGAACACCATAGCGCAAGGCCGCCGCCGACCTGGAATCGGGTGGTCAGCGCCGCGATGACTCGGCGTCGTTTCGGTCCAGTACGCTGGACCGGTTGCCATATTCTCGCATTCCCCCGAAAGGTTGCCGCTGTTGACCGCCTCCACTGACGGCGCTGTCTCGTCCGGTTCACGCGGGCTG
This genomic interval carries:
- a CDS encoding 50S ribosomal protein L25/general stress protein Ctc; the encoded protein is MSDANLLEAAVRTEFGKGAARRTRRDGNVPAVLYGHQSDPQHLALNAQAFAAILREHGTNAVLNLVIDGKKQLALTKSVVVHPIRRYIEHADLLIIKKGEKVTADVTVTVVGDAAPGTLVTQDATTVSIEADALNIPETIEVSVEDVEAGTQITAADLQLPAGVSLAVDAETLIVNVIAAPAAAAETEGEGEAEAEGESAE